The following are encoded in a window of Bremerella alba genomic DNA:
- the xylA gene encoding xylose isomerase — translation MTAFPEVGKIEYEGPESRNPLAFRWYNPDEVVEGKTMKEHFRFSVVYWHTFRGTGSDPFGPGTAVRPWDDGTESVENAVNRVKVAFEFIEKLGAPYYAFHDRDVAPEGANLKETYKNFDTVVDALEAEQQRTGIKLLWGTANMFSNPRFMHGAATSCNADAFAYAACSVKKALEVTKRLGGESYVFWGGREGYQNLLNTDMKRELDHLGKFFHLAVDYAKEIGFDGQFLIEPKPKEPTKHQYDFDSAHCLAFLKSYDLDKHFKMNLETNHATLAGHTMQHELEYCGTNGILGSIDANTGDLLLGWDTDQFPTNYYLTTECMLSILKFGGLGTGGVNFDAKVRRESFEPLDLFYAHIGGMDAFAKGLKIAAAIRADGKLDQFVKERYASWDSGVGAEIEADKHDFKTLEAYMLEKGDVSPNSSGRQELLEHIFNMYM, via the coding sequence ATGACAGCGTTTCCTGAAGTTGGAAAGATCGAATACGAAGGTCCCGAGTCGCGTAATCCGCTGGCCTTCCGTTGGTACAACCCAGACGAAGTGGTCGAAGGAAAGACCATGAAGGAGCACTTCCGCTTCAGCGTGGTTTACTGGCACACGTTCCGCGGCACCGGGTCCGATCCGTTCGGTCCCGGCACGGCTGTGCGTCCCTGGGACGATGGCACCGAATCGGTCGAGAACGCCGTCAATCGCGTAAAGGTCGCTTTCGAGTTTATCGAAAAACTCGGCGCCCCTTACTATGCGTTTCACGATCGCGATGTCGCTCCGGAAGGTGCCAACCTGAAGGAAACCTATAAGAACTTCGACACCGTCGTCGACGCGTTAGAAGCCGAACAGCAGCGCACCGGGATCAAGCTGTTGTGGGGCACGGCCAACATGTTCAGCAATCCTCGCTTCATGCATGGTGCGGCCACCAGTTGCAATGCCGACGCGTTCGCGTATGCGGCGTGCAGCGTCAAGAAGGCTTTGGAAGTTACCAAACGCCTGGGCGGCGAGAGCTATGTGTTTTGGGGCGGCCGCGAAGGCTATCAGAACCTGCTCAACACCGATATGAAGCGCGAGCTCGATCACCTCGGCAAGTTCTTCCACCTGGCGGTCGATTACGCCAAGGAAATCGGTTTCGACGGTCAGTTTTTGATCGAACCTAAGCCCAAAGAGCCTACCAAGCACCAATACGACTTCGATTCGGCCCACTGCCTGGCGTTTCTTAAGTCGTACGACTTGGATAAGCATTTCAAGATGAACCTCGAGACCAACCACGCCACCCTGGCTGGTCATACCATGCAGCACGAACTGGAGTACTGCGGGACCAACGGCATCTTGGGCTCGATCGACGCCAACACCGGCGACCTGCTCTTGGGTTGGGATACGGACCAGTTCCCGACGAACTATTACCTGACCACCGAATGCATGCTTTCGATTCTGAAGTTCGGTGGTTTGGGGACCGGTGGCGTCAACTTCGATGCCAAGGTTCGCCGAGAAAGCTTCGAGCCGCTCGACCTGTTCTACGCCCATATCGGCGGTATGGATGCTTTCGCAAAGGGGCTGAAGATTGCGGCCGCCATTCGGGCCGATGGCAAGCTCGACCAGTTCGTCAAAGAACGCTACGCGAGTTGGGATTCCGGCGTTGGTGCCGAGATTGAAGCCGACAAGCACGACTTCAAGACGCTCGAAGCTTACATGCTCGAAAAGGGAGATGTCAGCCCGAACAGCAGTGGTCGGCAGGAACTGTTGGAACACATCTTCAACATGTATATGTAA
- a CDS encoding sulfatase family protein, with protein sequence MTYHLSNLSLRLLLLAIVTTCSAKLSWAQEGSEPKQPNFVVIFCDDLGYGDLGCFGNPTIRTKHLDRMAGEGMKFTQFYVAAPVCTPSRAALMTGRLPCRNGMCSNRRRVLFPNSKGGLPTEEVTIAEALQEGGYATACIGKWHLGHHKQFLPTNHGFDYYFGIPYSNDMDRSSSAPKGHPSFWDPKIEYFQVPLMRNEEIIERPADQTTITRRYTEEAIQFIDANQDKPFFVYLAHSMPHVPLFRSPEFEGVSRRGYYGDVIEEIDWSVGQVLQKLRDTGLDENTLVVFTSDNGPWLTYKDHGGSAGPLRDGKGSTFDGGMREPTIFWWPKTIPAAEVAADVGSTMDLLATFTSLAGLPLPSDRKLDSYDLTPVLKQTGKSQREALFYYRGYDLMAVRVGPWKMHLKTRTGYGQAKAEVHKTPLLYHLEEDPGESRNLAKDNPEVIQSIQELIQEHQKEMVFADSQLEL encoded by the coding sequence ATGACTTATCACCTTTCTAATCTGAGTCTGCGCTTACTGCTGTTGGCGATCGTCACGACTTGCTCTGCCAAGTTGTCGTGGGCTCAAGAGGGTTCAGAGCCTAAGCAACCAAACTTCGTCGTGATCTTCTGCGACGACCTGGGCTACGGTGATTTAGGTTGCTTTGGCAATCCTACGATACGGACAAAACATCTCGACCGGATGGCCGGCGAGGGGATGAAGTTCACCCAGTTTTATGTTGCGGCCCCGGTTTGCACGCCCAGCCGTGCGGCTTTAATGACCGGCCGGTTGCCGTGCCGTAACGGCATGTGCAGCAATCGGCGACGCGTCTTGTTCCCGAACTCGAAAGGGGGACTCCCGACCGAAGAAGTCACGATTGCAGAAGCCTTGCAAGAGGGTGGCTACGCAACGGCGTGTATCGGCAAATGGCATCTGGGGCATCACAAGCAGTTTCTGCCCACCAACCATGGATTCGACTACTACTTCGGAATCCCTTATTCCAACGACATGGATCGCAGCAGTTCGGCCCCTAAAGGGCATCCATCTTTTTGGGATCCGAAGATCGAATACTTTCAGGTTCCCTTGATGCGGAACGAAGAAATTATCGAGCGTCCGGCCGATCAAACGACGATTACCCGGCGTTATACCGAAGAGGCCATCCAGTTCATTGACGCCAACCAAGACAAGCCATTTTTTGTTTACTTGGCGCACTCGATGCCGCACGTGCCGCTGTTTCGTTCGCCGGAATTTGAAGGGGTCAGCCGACGCGGATACTACGGCGACGTGATCGAAGAAATCGATTGGAGCGTGGGGCAGGTTCTGCAAAAGCTTCGTGACACAGGCCTCGACGAAAATACGCTCGTCGTTTTTACGAGCGACAACGGACCCTGGCTAACCTACAAGGATCATGGTGGCTCGGCGGGTCCGCTACGTGATGGCAAAGGAAGCACTTTCGACGGCGGCATGCGTGAACCGACCATCTTCTGGTGGCCGAAGACCATCCCGGCTGCGGAAGTCGCCGCAGATGTGGGCAGCACTATGGACCTGCTGGCAACGTTTACGTCGCTGGCCGGCTTGCCGCTTCCTTCCGATCGCAAGCTCGACAGCTACGACCTGACCCCGGTCCTTAAGCAAACCGGCAAGAGCCAACGCGAGGCACTCTTCTATTATCGTGGGTACGACTTGATGGCCGTACGTGTTGGCCCTTGGAAGATGCATTTAAAGACACGAACAGGATATGGCCAAGCAAAAGCGGAAGTCCACAAAACGCCGCTGCTATATCACTTGGAAGAAGACCCCGGCGAATCGCGTAATCTGGCCAAGGACAACCCCGAGGTCATTCAGTCGATTCAAGAATTGATTCAAGAACACCAGAAGGAAATGGTGTTTGCCGATTCCCAGCTCGAACTCTAA
- a CDS encoding SDR family NAD(P)-dependent oxidoreductase — MTYWKDKVAVVTGASQGFGRALAQQLIQQGCHVVLAARDEQKLHATMTELDADGKLTHAVPTDVTNDDDVVNLFEEIQQKYGKLDALFNVAGTSARGLVCETSIDEFLCSYDLNVLSAVRCVQGARPLLEASRGHIVNMGSLASKSASKFIGPYAASKFALAGLNHQLRLEMAEAGIHVMLVCPGPIAREDAGTRYAQQTTDLPDSASQPGAGVKVKAIDPQTLAERVLAGCEKRQTEIVVPGKARLLFAISQLSGAWGDWVLRRFTSS, encoded by the coding sequence GTGACATACTGGAAGGATAAAGTCGCGGTGGTAACCGGGGCCTCGCAAGGTTTTGGTAGGGCCCTCGCCCAGCAGCTCATTCAGCAAGGATGCCACGTTGTACTGGCTGCCCGGGACGAGCAAAAACTGCACGCGACAATGACGGAACTGGACGCCGACGGAAAGCTCACCCACGCGGTACCCACCGACGTAACCAACGACGATGACGTGGTGAACCTCTTCGAGGAAATCCAACAGAAATACGGCAAACTCGACGCGTTGTTCAACGTCGCCGGGACCAGTGCCCGTGGCCTGGTCTGCGAGACGTCGATTGACGAGTTTCTGTGCTCGTACGATTTGAACGTCCTGTCGGCAGTTCGCTGCGTTCAAGGGGCCAGGCCCCTGCTGGAAGCTTCGCGAGGGCACATCGTCAACATGGGTTCGTTGGCCAGCAAAAGTGCGTCGAAGTTCATCGGTCCCTATGCCGCATCCAAGTTTGCATTGGCAGGGCTAAATCATCAACTGCGGCTGGAAATGGCCGAGGCCGGCATCCATGTGATGCTGGTCTGCCCCGGTCCCATTGCCCGCGAAGATGCCGGAACGCGGTACGCCCAGCAAACCACCGACCTGCCTGATTCGGCTTCCCAACCAGGCGCCGGGGTGAAGGTTAAAGCGATCGATCCCCAAACGCTTGCCGAGCGGGTCCTTGCTGGCTGTGAAAAACGTCAAACTGAAATCGTTGTTCCCGGTAAGGCTCGGCTGTTGTTTGCCATCTCTCAGCTTTCTGGAGCCTGGGGAGATTGGGTTTTACGACGATTTACGTCTTCGTGA
- a CDS encoding Gfo/Idh/MocA family protein, giving the protein MSSRSTDRRSFLKTSAATAAAVSVPYFYTSQTAQADEQKSSESNDRPLVGCIGTGSRWNAVGPNAMQLGDVVAVCDVDANHANGAKKKVTDIQSKKGVERKVDVYEDYQKVLDRDDIEIVTIVTTDHWHSKIAIDAMKAGKDVYCEKPLTLTIDEGKKICQVAKETGRVFQVGTQQRSEMGLKFLKAIALIRDGRIGDIEHIAVAIGGSPTSNSIPVAEVPNGLNWEKWLGQAPLVDYRWGKEGKNAKTRCHYEFRWWYEYSGGKLTDWGAHHVDIAQWGLDQTGEGQGPSSIEPIYAKHPVEFKDGMPVQDDRYNCATNFHVKAAFDNGVVMDIKDSHEDDLGFGNGIMFTGTKGRFLVNRGKLVGAPVDELKENPLPEDAIAQVYGGKAPASRNAHMANFFECVKTRKLPISDVFTHHRALTTCHLSNIAIRLNRSLKWDPKSEQIVGDDQANAMLSREARQGYEVTV; this is encoded by the coding sequence TTGAGTTCACGTTCTACCGATCGACGATCCTTTCTGAAAACTTCCGCCGCAACTGCCGCAGCGGTCTCCGTTCCCTACTTCTATACCAGCCAAACGGCCCAGGCAGATGAGCAAAAATCGAGTGAGTCGAACGATCGACCGCTGGTTGGCTGCATTGGTACCGGTAGCCGTTGGAATGCCGTAGGCCCTAACGCCATGCAACTGGGCGACGTGGTCGCGGTTTGCGATGTCGATGCCAACCACGCCAACGGGGCGAAAAAGAAAGTTACCGATATCCAGTCGAAAAAGGGTGTCGAGCGGAAGGTCGACGTCTACGAGGATTACCAGAAGGTCCTAGATCGCGACGACATCGAAATTGTCACGATCGTAACCACCGATCACTGGCACTCCAAAATTGCCATCGACGCGATGAAAGCAGGCAAGGATGTCTACTGCGAAAAGCCACTCACGCTGACCATCGACGAAGGCAAGAAGATCTGCCAAGTCGCCAAAGAGACTGGTCGCGTCTTTCAGGTCGGTACGCAGCAGCGCAGTGAAATGGGCTTGAAGTTCCTTAAGGCGATCGCCTTGATTCGAGACGGACGGATTGGCGATATCGAGCACATTGCTGTCGCAATCGGCGGTTCACCTACCAGCAATTCGATTCCCGTGGCCGAGGTTCCTAACGGATTGAACTGGGAGAAGTGGCTCGGTCAGGCTCCCCTGGTCGACTATCGCTGGGGCAAAGAAGGCAAGAACGCCAAGACCCGCTGCCACTACGAGTTCCGCTGGTGGTACGAATACTCTGGCGGCAAGCTGACCGACTGGGGTGCTCACCACGTCGATATTGCTCAATGGGGACTCGATCAGACCGGCGAAGGTCAGGGGCCTAGCTCGATCGAACCGATCTACGCCAAGCATCCGGTCGAATTCAAAGACGGCATGCCGGTTCAAGACGACCGCTATAACTGTGCGACAAACTTCCACGTCAAAGCAGCATTCGACAACGGCGTGGTCATGGATATCAAGGACTCGCACGAGGATGACCTGGGATTTGGCAACGGGATCATGTTTACCGGTACCAAAGGCCGCTTCCTGGTCAACCGCGGCAAGCTCGTGGGTGCCCCGGTCGACGAGCTTAAAGAGAATCCATTGCCGGAAGATGCGATCGCCCAGGTCTACGGCGGTAAGGCACCTGCTTCACGTAACGCCCACATGGCGAACTTCTTCGAATGCGTGAAGACGCGAAAACTGCCGATTTCCGACGTGTTTACGCATCATCGCGCCCTGACCACTTGCCACCTCTCGAATATCGCTATTCGCCTGAACCGCTCGTTGAAGTGGGATCCGAAGAGCGAGCAGATCGTGGGCGACGACCAAGCCAACGCGATGTTATCAAGGGAAGCTCGCCAAGGTTACGAAGTGACCGTATAA
- the pyk gene encoding pyruvate kinase: protein MSAARIFPNRARTKIVATVGPACRTPEMLEELVIAGVDVFRVNLAHGDLKDHSEVVRNIREISAKVGRPIAALADLSGPKIRLGILPDDIVHCHEDEIYTFIRGEDCSEEKTLTCNYTPLVDELEVGNDVMLADGTVMMTVIEKTADTATCKVVQAGPIRSRQGINLPGTKLSVEALTPQDIEHVKWAAENDLDYVSLSFVRSADDLRQLRDLLMQHESRAFIIAKIEKREALDNLEEIVRESNGVMVARGDLGVEIDVAEVAASQKLIVSTCSRIGRPVIVATQMLDSMTTSNRPTRAEATDVANAILDGADACMLSGETAVGVHPVAVVKMMNRIMLATEKMWMAERGPARKIDNRVAQVHPITQAVVSGASITAEHLNAKLLVTATRTGGTALTKAKLRDAIPTISVSDSDAALRRMCLYWGVTPIANAPVHNGIQLRRFIDQWGLSNGYLEEGDRVVFITGGGIMQSAEYIVVVHRVEKPQD from the coding sequence ATGTCTGCCGCTCGAATCTTTCCGAACCGTGCTCGCACGAAAATCGTCGCCACCGTGGGTCCGGCTTGCCGCACTCCGGAAATGTTGGAAGAACTGGTCATCGCTGGCGTGGACGTATTCCGCGTGAACCTTGCCCACGGCGACTTGAAGGATCATTCCGAAGTCGTGCGGAATATCCGCGAGATCAGTGCCAAGGTCGGTCGTCCAATCGCGGCCCTGGCTGACCTTTCCGGTCCAAAGATTCGACTGGGGATATTGCCCGACGATATCGTGCATTGCCACGAAGACGAGATCTACACATTCATTCGGGGCGAAGACTGCTCCGAAGAGAAGACCCTGACGTGTAACTACACGCCGTTGGTCGACGAGTTGGAAGTTGGCAACGATGTCATGCTGGCCGATGGTACGGTCATGATGACGGTGATCGAAAAAACGGCCGACACAGCAACTTGTAAGGTCGTCCAAGCGGGTCCCATCCGTAGCCGGCAGGGGATTAACCTGCCTGGCACCAAGCTCAGCGTTGAAGCGCTGACCCCGCAAGACATCGAACACGTGAAGTGGGCCGCCGAGAACGATCTCGACTATGTGAGTCTGAGCTTTGTCCGATCAGCAGACGATCTTCGTCAACTGCGCGACCTGTTGATGCAGCACGAGTCACGTGCGTTCATCATTGCCAAAATTGAAAAGCGCGAAGCACTCGACAACCTCGAAGAGATCGTCCGCGAGTCGAACGGCGTGATGGTTGCCCGTGGTGACCTGGGCGTCGAGATCGACGTTGCCGAAGTGGCCGCTTCGCAGAAACTGATTGTGTCGACCTGTTCGCGAATCGGTCGCCCGGTGATCGTCGCGACGCAGATGCTCGATAGCATGACGACTTCTAATCGTCCTACCCGTGCCGAAGCAACCGACGTGGCCAACGCCATTTTGGATGGTGCCGATGCGTGCATGCTTTCCGGCGAAACGGCCGTGGGTGTGCATCCAGTGGCCGTGGTGAAGATGATGAACCGCATCATGCTGGCCACCGAAAAGATGTGGATGGCCGAACGCGGACCAGCTCGCAAGATTGACAACCGCGTCGCTCAGGTGCACCCAATCACTCAGGCCGTCGTGTCTGGTGCATCGATCACCGCAGAACATCTGAACGCCAAACTACTGGTCACCGCGACGCGAACCGGCGGTACGGCTTTGACCAAGGCCAAACTGCGAGACGCCATTCCCACCATCAGCGTGAGCGACTCCGACGCCGCACTGCGTCGCATGTGCTTGTACTGGGGTGTCACACCGATTGCCAATGCCCCCGTGCATAACGGCATTCAGCTACGCCGCTTCATCGACCAGTGGGGCCTTTCCAACGGCTACCTGGAAGAAGGTGACCGTGTGGTCTTCATCACCGGCGGCGGCATCATGCAGTCGGCCGAATATATCGTGGTCGTTCACCGCGTTGAAAAGCCGCAGGACTAA
- a CDS encoding sulfatase family protein: MQKQLVFALFVAISSVFSAWQNASAADRPNLIFLLTDDQRWDALGCMGNPMIKTPHIDRLAKEGVVFENAFATTAICAISRTSFITGQYARRHGIVDFRATLSPEAFSQTFPALLRADGYQTAFIGKWGIGNKLPADQYDYWKGFPGQGKYFVDGRPHMTKHLEDQTLEFLDTCSPEKPFCLQVSFKAAHCQDGPGWQFQHAPKYTDYYADEAVVPAETADNEHYQKLPQQLQGGESRVRWERRFDGDEMLQKNVKDYYRLLTGVDDFVGAMVAKLEEKKLADNTVILFTSDHGFFLGEHGLAGKWLMYEESIRIPIIIFDPRLPKDQRGQRREEMALSIDVAPTLLELAGIKPPAVMQGQSLKGLVEGNQSSPWRTAFHYEHLFPHATIPQSEGVREDGWKYVFYPKTKPQLEQLFDLQQDPHEVNNLADDPQHAQKLKAMQGQLEEMRTSLK, translated from the coding sequence ATGCAAAAACAACTTGTTTTCGCCCTTTTTGTTGCGATCTCCTCTGTCTTTTCGGCGTGGCAAAACGCATCGGCGGCGGATCGACCGAATCTGATTTTCCTGCTGACCGACGACCAACGCTGGGACGCGCTGGGCTGCATGGGCAATCCGATGATCAAGACACCCCACATCGATCGCCTGGCCAAGGAAGGTGTCGTCTTCGAGAATGCCTTCGCGACGACGGCCATCTGCGCGATCAGCCGGACCTCGTTTATTACCGGGCAATATGCTCGTCGCCACGGCATCGTCGACTTCCGCGCTACGCTTAGCCCCGAGGCGTTCAGCCAGACGTTCCCTGCTTTGCTTCGCGCAGACGGATACCAAACGGCTTTCATCGGCAAATGGGGCATTGGCAATAAGCTGCCTGCCGATCAGTACGACTACTGGAAAGGTTTCCCCGGCCAAGGCAAGTACTTCGTCGACGGTCGCCCTCACATGACCAAGCACTTGGAAGATCAGACGCTCGAGTTCCTCGACACGTGTTCGCCAGAAAAGCCCTTCTGCCTGCAGGTCAGCTTCAAAGCGGCTCATTGCCAAGATGGCCCTGGCTGGCAGTTTCAACACGCCCCTAAGTACACCGACTATTATGCGGACGAAGCAGTTGTGCCAGCGGAAACCGCCGACAACGAGCACTACCAGAAACTTCCGCAGCAGCTGCAAGGAGGCGAATCACGCGTTCGCTGGGAACGTCGCTTCGATGGAGATGAGATGCTCCAGAAGAACGTCAAGGACTATTACCGATTGCTGACCGGTGTCGACGATTTCGTCGGGGCAATGGTCGCCAAGTTGGAAGAGAAGAAGCTCGCCGACAACACCGTGATCTTGTTCACTTCCGATCATGGGTTCTTCCTGGGCGAGCACGGCTTGGCCGGCAAGTGGCTGATGTATGAAGAGTCGATTCGGATCCCCATAATCATCTTCGACCCGCGACTTCCTAAAGACCAACGCGGGCAACGCCGCGAAGAAATGGCCCTGAGCATCGACGTCGCTCCGACCCTGCTAGAGCTGGCCGGCATTAAGCCACCTGCCGTCATGCAGGGACAAAGTCTGAAGGGGCTCGTCGAAGGCAATCAGTCCAGCCCCTGGCGGACCGCGTTCCATTACGAGCACCTCTTTCCGCACGCTACGATTCCGCAAAGCGAAGGAGTGCGTGAGGATGGCTGGAAGTACGTCTTCTACCCGAAGACCAAACCGCAACTCGAGCAACTGTTCGATCTGCAACAAGACCCGCACGAGGTCAACAACCTGGCCGATGACCCTCAGCATGCCCAAAAGCTGAAGGCAATGCAGGGTCAACTTGAAGAGATGCGAACGTCGCTCAAGTAG
- a CDS encoding ComEC/Rec2 family competence protein has translation MVPKQTSQANHQRTIYRPLVLLAPALTLGVIGDAALDFSMTLWLGAFASLMVLWGLLWWKRQERHASVCLLLVVAVFGGMLHHAHWNLYRSTELSCGLSPDKQPVALQGTVTDYPRFLPAKPPSSAFEFELANQWKVPFRIHQIRSGATWEAASGHTEIYVSGDTIDVHPGESILVFAQASCSEGALNPGEFDFANWARGKRRRTFLRSGFSECLQAIGTAEQPSRWNPIREARHYVSRELAAAIPPGLDGLAETIFLGRRERLSDATDEAFRQTGTVHLLALSGLHLGILALFAYWLLRFLPGPGWLPAVCLLLMTLGYVILVDARPPIVRASILVASFCVAMILFRRQVFWNSLAAAWIIVICWNPTEIFQAGTQLSFVAVASLAWLSGFLATRKKIDPLQKLIEESRPWPVKCTRVAARWLGGMFVASLVVWLVTLPLVLFHFHAASPWTIVLSPILIIPMGFALGGTLLLLAASIAVPIATPILSWLVSWPLWMMQETVSWTQQHAGLTFWSAGPPAWWVIGFYTVAAIVAWQMLTRRFPIRWSVAVVALWLMVGFVWGTLQAIESATRDDLVCTFVSVGHGTCVLVELPEGRHLLYDCGRLGSPKRACQSLSAVLWSKGIEHLDAVIISHDDADHYNGLPEVLERFSVGAVYCSDLMEKIPSDLVSSLLADINGRGIPLRTLSAGRTLQAHPSVGMTILHPTRKGVLGRDNANSIVLLIEYRGRRILLPGDLESPGTEGVIVERPIDCDIVMAPHHGSRHSHAESFYQWCQPEWIVVSSGSREIGGPENAQPGEPVWLNTAASGMIQIRLTAEGGAPQVNTWKK, from the coding sequence TTGGTACCTAAGCAAACTTCTCAGGCAAATCACCAGCGTACGATCTATCGTCCGCTGGTCTTGCTTGCGCCGGCGTTGACGCTGGGGGTCATCGGCGACGCGGCACTCGACTTTTCGATGACCCTATGGCTGGGGGCGTTTGCCAGTTTGATGGTACTGTGGGGGCTGTTGTGGTGGAAACGACAGGAACGCCACGCCAGCGTCTGCTTGCTTCTCGTCGTCGCGGTATTCGGCGGCATGCTGCACCATGCCCATTGGAATCTCTACCGCTCGACCGAATTAAGCTGCGGTCTGTCGCCTGATAAGCAACCGGTCGCATTGCAGGGAACGGTGACCGATTACCCGCGATTCTTGCCAGCTAAGCCGCCCAGTTCGGCATTCGAATTTGAACTTGCTAACCAATGGAAGGTTCCCTTTCGGATTCATCAGATTCGCAGTGGGGCCACCTGGGAAGCCGCGTCAGGTCATACCGAGATCTATGTCTCGGGAGACACGATCGATGTTCACCCGGGCGAATCCATCTTGGTATTTGCCCAGGCAAGTTGCTCGGAAGGAGCGCTCAATCCGGGAGAGTTCGATTTCGCTAATTGGGCCCGGGGGAAGCGTCGGCGGACGTTTCTGCGTAGTGGCTTTTCGGAGTGCCTGCAAGCGATCGGTACTGCTGAGCAGCCGTCGCGATGGAATCCGATTCGCGAAGCCCGGCATTACGTCAGCCGTGAGTTAGCCGCCGCCATACCACCGGGGCTCGATGGCCTGGCCGAAACCATCTTCCTGGGGCGTCGCGAACGTTTGTCAGACGCTACCGACGAGGCATTCCGGCAAACCGGCACAGTTCACCTGTTGGCATTGTCGGGATTGCACTTGGGAATCCTGGCGCTATTTGCCTATTGGCTGCTTCGCTTTTTGCCGGGGCCTGGTTGGCTTCCGGCGGTCTGCCTGCTTCTGATGACGTTGGGCTACGTGATTTTGGTGGATGCCCGGCCACCGATTGTGCGGGCATCGATACTGGTCGCTTCGTTTTGCGTAGCCATGATTTTGTTTCGTCGCCAAGTGTTTTGGAACAGCTTGGCGGCAGCCTGGATTATTGTTATCTGCTGGAATCCCACCGAGATCTTTCAAGCGGGAACGCAGCTTTCGTTCGTCGCAGTCGCCTCGCTGGCATGGCTTTCCGGCTTTCTAGCGACTAGGAAGAAGATCGACCCGCTTCAAAAACTGATTGAAGAGTCGCGTCCGTGGCCGGTGAAGTGCACACGTGTTGCCGCACGCTGGCTAGGCGGCATGTTCGTGGCTTCGTTAGTGGTTTGGCTGGTGACGTTGCCGCTGGTCTTGTTTCACTTTCATGCGGCTTCACCTTGGACGATCGTCCTTTCTCCGATCCTGATCATTCCGATGGGGTTCGCATTGGGTGGCACGTTATTGCTTCTGGCCGCGTCGATTGCGGTTCCCATAGCAACGCCAATTTTGTCGTGGCTTGTCTCATGGCCCCTGTGGATGATGCAGGAAACGGTCTCCTGGACTCAGCAGCACGCTGGCCTCACGTTTTGGTCTGCAGGGCCACCGGCGTGGTGGGTCATTGGGTTTTATACCGTTGCGGCGATCGTCGCCTGGCAGATGCTGACTCGCCGCTTTCCGATCCGTTGGAGCGTCGCCGTAGTGGCCCTTTGGCTGATGGTCGGGTTTGTGTGGGGAACCCTTCAAGCGATCGAGTCCGCTACCCGGGACGACTTGGTGTGTACGTTTGTCAGCGTGGGGCACGGAACCTGCGTCTTGGTGGAACTGCCTGAGGGACGCCACTTGTTGTACGACTGTGGACGGCTTGGTTCGCCGAAGCGGGCCTGTCAGTCCCTCTCGGCCGTGCTGTGGAGCAAAGGGATCGAGCACCTCGATGCGGTCATCATTTCCCATGACGATGCCGATCATTACAACGGCCTGCCGGAAGTGCTCGAGCGTTTCTCGGTCGGGGCCGTTTATTGTTCGGACTTGATGGAGAAGATCCCGAGCGACCTTGTCTCGTCATTACTGGCCGATATAAACGGACGAGGTATTCCGCTACGAACCTTGTCCGCAGGCAGAACTCTGCAAGCACATCCGAGTGTGGGAATGACCATTCTCCATCCAACCCGCAAAGGCGTGCTCGGGCGAGACAACGCGAACAGTATTGTGCTGCTGATCGAGTACCGCGGACGCCGTATTCTGCTGCCGGGGGATTTGGAGTCGCCAGGCACCGAAGGAGTGATTGTCGAACGCCCAATCGATTGCGACATCGTCATGGCCCCGCATCATGGCAGCCGACACAGCCATGCCGAGTCGTTCTATCAGTGGTGTCAGCCAGAGTGGATAGTAGTCAGCAGCGGCTCGCGTGAGATCGGCGGGCCAGAAAACGCCCAGCCAGGCGAGCCAGTGTGGCTCAATACGGCGGCCAGCGGAATGATCCAAATCCGCTTAACCGCCGAAGGCGGAGCTCCTCAGGTAAATACCTGGAAAAAATAG